The DNA window GCGATAACGAGGATGTCAGCAAGGGCATAGTTTATCTTACTTGCCAGGTCCCTGCTGAGGGATCTGCCCTCCAGTGTAGCGTTCCAGTGCTGAGCTGTGTGCAGCAAGGTCGTGGTGTTCAGACATGCTCTGCGACGTCGGGCACGTTGAGTCACTTTAGCATGGAGGGCGATGTTGGAATGGTGTAtattgttggtgatggctttACGGGTATTAATCAGACGCCAGTTGATCTGGTTGTTGACCAGGCTGCGGTTGCTGCTCCGACACCTTAAGCAGGAGAGAGGAAATGAAGGAGATCCTTAGGGctgttgtttcttctctggAGATTTAAATTCGATGTACATACCTTAACAACGTTGGCAGAGAGTAAGATATTCATCGAGGAGACTCGGAAGAGTGGGGGCTTTAAAACAAAAGCGCCATACTTCTGAGCAACTATGATTTTGCTGCCAATGATCAAATGTATATTTTTCCACAGTGTGTAACAGTATCTAATATTTATGAcgcaaagacttttggtTCAAAATCTTTTCGTTTTTTAGTTTTACCATATCACAAATTTTAAGCCAAATACTCAATAGGGTCGGCTGTCCTCGGTCACTTAGGAAAGACAGAAGCTCTGTTGGGGAAcgacttattaataattgCTGGTATTCTGGACGTCATGAAAATATGGGCTGGTGTAACATGGCTTACAGGTCCCTTTTGGTCGTTTGCCACTGTTGAATTGACTTTTTGGAAACAGGTTAGTTGTTATAGGGTAATTGCCGCGCGCGTCGGGCGATCCCGCTTGTGCTCCAGCTGCTGACTCACGCAGCTTATTAATAGCAACAGTCACGCAACCAACAACCGCCTTTAAATCCCCCGCATCCAGCCCcgaagaacaaagagacaTTGCTTCATTGTAACATCGTTCAAACCTTATCGATCACTAGATTTACATCAATCTCAAACCCTGCCGTCTTATCTTGATCAATTAATCAGCACAGTCATGGGCGACGCTTCAGTCTTCAACTATCCCTCTCCCTTAACCGGGTACGAGAATGCCCCACCATTGCCAGACGAGAAGGCAGAAGATGGGAAGAGCTATGTAAATCCTCAGTCAGGGAAGCTCAGCGAAGCATACGAAAGGTTCATCGATCCTTTGGACAATGGCAGACAAGGTGGCTTGTAAGTCAGATCAGGTCAATCCTTGGACTACACGTGACAAGCTGACAGGTATCAGTGACATTCATATCTACTACCTCCAAACCAACGAAACGCAGACCAAGTACGCCAAGGAACTGTGGGAACGCATCCGAAGAGAGTGTGAGTTGATCCACCATTACTCAAATGAATTGCTTAGGCCGTAGCTAACGCGAGAAACTTTAGTTCCCGAACTCCGAATCTATAAATTCTGGGAGGGGCCGATTGGACCTCATCCGATTGCCATGTTTGAAGTCAATGTCTTCACACCCGCTCAGTTTGGGGCGTTTGTCGCATGGCTTGCTATCTGGAGGGGACCTCTGTCGGCGCTCGTGCATCCTAATGTTATTCCCGAAAAGGGCGTGAATCGCTGGGCGTCGATGAAGAGGGATCATTTGGAGAGGGCGATCTGGATGGGGGAAAGACTCCCATTGGATCTTAGTCTTTTCAACAGAGAGGATTAGATGCATAGCGTGTGCAACAAATGATATCAATTTTAAAAAGACAAGCTCGAGCTTACAGCAGTCTAGAGACGAAATCAATTATGTGAATTATTATGTCATCTGAGCAGGCCATTGAATACGAGGCGCTATACTACCCCTTGCAAACGGCACACAACCTCGAATCCTAATCTTACTTGTGCTCGCCTTCGCCATTGCAGAAAGGAACGGGATAAGTTTCGCTGCTGCAAAGACGAATAATACCCTTAACCCACTCAAGGTTCCCATAAGTCTGACTCTCATACGAATCCGAAGTAaactccatcttctcaatatcatcaCCGCATCCATCAAGAACATTTCCCTGAACACGTCGGACATAAGGCTGGCTGACGATAAGGCCGTGATGATTTTCAGGAACTTGAAACGACAGAGATTGTTGCTGGCTTGACGTCCAGGTCTCGGTGTAGTCAATGCTCAGCGAAGTAGTGAGAATGTCCTGGATGAGAGGGATGCTGAAACTAGCGCCTACTTTGAGGgagttggcgatggtgaagcCGGAGGTGACGCTGACGGTGGCCTTGGAACCGTCGAGACTGCTTATGACGGGGGACATGGGCACGTCCCAGTTGAGGAATTCTTTTTCGGAAAGGACTTGGACCTCGGTGCTTTCGCAGCCACGGCGTTCGATGTTTCGCTTGGAGggagtcttggtgttgatagcgGGGGCAGTCTCGAGGCGTTCGAGGTCAGCGGCTTTCATGATTTGGGAAGTGCCATCAGTCTTAAGAACGATGACATCGTCGGATGAAAGGATCTTGGGAGCAGCTGCGGCTTGGGTGACCGAGACAAGGCTGATCAGTGCGAGGAGCGTGGAGGGGATCATGGTGGGGGGGTTGTAGTGTTGTGATTAACTGCGAGGAATGAGTAAGATTTTAAATgcgaaaaagcaaaaaatGAGTGACTTGGTAAAGACTGTAAAGAGCGAATTGATGCACAAACGAATGAACGACGGAAGCTCGATGCTGCTAAAAGCTagtctcatcaagctgcGGCGCATTGATCTTTTAACCCATCCATCTCCAGATATCACGGACCCAGTTCATCTCGACTCCCCTTCATGACTCAAAAAGGCAATGCGTAAATTCACATATGACACAGGGATCCCATTATCAATGCACGCGAAAATGCAACTCTGGCCCAGTAGGGCAGTGCACACGCAGCGGACAACAGGTGCTCCACACGGAAAATCGTATCCCGAAGTTTCAAATACTCGGCTGCGTCATGAACTTCTCCTACTTCTCGCACctgaagcaagaaaatagAGTTTATGACTAGTTTCATCCCTATATCCATCGGAACTGCCGATACTAGGGTGTACCTTGGAATAGAAGCGTTGACGTTGAGTTTCTGGAATATTTGCCCGCGGGAATATCGCTATGTTGGCGCTGATCTTTCGGAGGGTCCTTGGTATTGTTTCAGGTTGGCATAATTTTCGTGTAGATGCCGGTACTGGATATTAGTGACGTTGCATTGATGGAGAAAGCTCGGACAAACTCGTTcagctgaggagatggacaTACGATCACTGAGATAAGGTGTTATAAGTGTCTGCACGTCCGTAGATAGTCGATGACTTacatccatcaccaacagtctTTACCAGTTTTGGCAATTCAGCACACTCTTTTTCAGTCACTCATTTATCGGATCGAATCTTATTGCGATTACGAGTTAATATTACCTGTTTCTGTCTGCTCAAATAATACTAGATCTCATCATGTTCGCCAAGATCTTTAGCGCTTTCCTGCTCGTCACCGCCGTGTAAGATAGGTCCATCAGCTTTGGAACATGAGCTAGCTAACACTATCAAAGGACAGCCAAGCTTCACGATAACTGTGCTTGTCACAATGGCGATAGTTACAACTGGCGATTGACTGCCGCTGCATGCACAGAGTACAACGATCAAGGCTACGAGGTTAGCAACTGGAGCCAGCACTTACCAATAATATCGCATCAGCTAACTAATTGTGCAGTGGGGCGGTGCTACCTACAATGAGACATCTGGTCGTGTAAGTCAAAATTTTCTGTGATAGATGAGACCTGTGCTGACTGGAGAGTAGTGCGCCCAGGCAACCACTGAAGACAAAATCGCTGGTGACCAGTGGGAGGATGCTTGCAGGAAGATCGCCGAGGAGGGCTATGATTGCGCTGACGGCGAAGGGAAGTGCTACGCTAACCCCAGCAAAGTCCGTGGCAGATGTTAAAGATTTTATACAATACTCAGCAGGCATGACTGCTGCAGAAGCGCTAGCCTTTCCCGCTTCCATGAATaaagtctttattaataaactgGCGATACTAAATTCATCACAAACCATCTTGATACTGAACAACTAAGAGTAAGGTCTTGTAAAGTCAGAGAATCTCTTTATTTACATGTGATGGAAAGGCAGTGTAAAAACTATTCCTTCGCTCATGGAAGAGAGGCCTCATTTGATGCCATGCTCTTGGTGTACTAGAGATGGGCACACATAATTCATGGCCTTTGAAAGATCATACGACTAGGCTCGTAAAAGCATACAAGAACCCACTGAAAGCAGCAACGGAAGGACATATTGAAGAGGCAACTAAAAGGCACTGAGAAAATGGTGGAGGGAGACTGGATTATCTCTATTCATGGAGGCATTTCGAGTATCCAAATGCATTGGCCTTTGCTGCAGATAGACTATCTAAATCAAGCAGCTTCCTTCTCCGAAGATATTAACAGAACTATTCCaaattaaattagctatTGACCTCAAAATTATAGTACAGAACGCGCGTAGATATACTGACCAGTCGCCACCAAGGCCATCAGAGCATACAAAGGTTTCCTGAGCGGCCTCATTACACGTGAGGCCCTTGTTGCGGAGATCCTCGACGCGCGCCATTTGTGCGGTTCGGTCGCCGTTGTTATTAGGATCTCGGTTGAAGTCAATGCGTTGGGGCGCAGCCATGGCAACAGCGGCGAAGGCAATGAGGCAGATATTGTTGACGAGCATTTTGAGTCTTATTGCTTTGGtcttgaaagaaaagaagaaatgtgAGATAAGGTACTTTGAAAGAGATGAATTGTTGATGGACCAGCCAAGAGAAGAATAgatgttgagaaggaaaTGATTTTACTCAGATACGTGGGTTGATTGCTCTATATAAGCACCCGAACCCAATACAATTGAAGATTCAGGTTGCCTGGGTTTCATAGATTGGTAGGTGCTCAAGCTGTGACCAGGGGTTTTCACGAAATAACAGACGACAAAAAATCGAAATCGAAGAACAAGCTTAACGCAAACGTTGAAGCTTAGTCAACGGGCGTTTCATCGTCTGTTTGGTTGCAGAGACGGAGGACCACTGGAGTTTCAGGAGGTCTTGGCTGCAAGGAAGTAGAGCGGAGTGGATAAAGCATGGGTGTAAACAGAATTTCCCGAATAGGAATCTCGACTGTTGGCCTAACCATGGTGCAATGAACATTTCATGATTTTGTCTCAGTTTAGATACACTAATAGGCATAACGTACTCAACGGGTAGTATAGCCGCCATTGGCGAAGAGGGTCTGGCCCGTAATCCATCCCCCCTCAGTGACAAGGAATTTAACGAGGGGAGCAATATCCTTAACATCCGTCAGCCGACCATCCAGCGCTTGACTCTTGTGAAAAGCCacagcatcatcagcctctTGCGGGTAGAAGAAAGCTATATCGCATATCAATATCAGTATATGACCTATCAACTGCGAGGGCGACTTACGCGTATCCATCGGTCCAGGCGCGACAGCATTGACGCTGATTCGGCGGCCCATAAGCTCTTTGGCAACGCCACGGGTAAAGTGCTCAACGGGAGCTTTAGATCCGGCATATGAAGTATAGAAGCCGGTGAAGGCCGCTAGGAGGGCAGTGACGATAGTGATGAGCTTTCCGCCGTCTTCGACATGCTTTGCGCCAGCTTGAAGAATCAGGAAAGCCGATTTGGAGTTGACGCTGCAGTCTCtattagtaatagtaaactTGAAGTTTCAAGCGGCGAGACTTACTCAAACATGGTGTCATACTCTGCCTCAGAGATCTCAGCGATGGGCTTCTTGAGAACCTTTCCAATTGTGTTGATGACAATGTCGATCTTGCCGAAGTCCTTGAGCACAGCTTCAAACAGTTTGTCGACTGctgctttggtggtgagatcACCCTGATAGAACGAAAATTTTACCTTGGGGAATGATTGGCTGATTGTCTTTGCTAAAGTGTCGGCACTTTCCTTTGTGGACGGTGAGTTGTAGTGGAGGGCGAGGCTAGCGCCAATGCTTGCTAGGGATAGGGCGATTTCGGCACCCAGGTTCTTGGCCCCGCCTGTGATGAGAACGACCTTTCCTTCGAGAGACATTTTGAAAACTATGATAAGGTGGGTTGACTAAGGGTTCAAAATTGGATTGTGGTGTGAGTGTTGGACGATGAGGTTCTTTGTAGTTTGGTACAGCTCTAGGGACAGGTTTATATAGATAGTCAACCGGGCCGGAGGAGTAATCCTAAAGGGAGGGATGAAGCATCAGCACTTGCTGAACAGATGCATTGACGGAATCCGGAATAGTACGAAGATCAAAGGGCCAGGAGGGAGGCACGCTGAAAATCATATCTGCATTGAGGGTTAGGACATTTGACGTATCACTGGTACACTCGATGCAGCTGCAAAGGTAGACGTAGCGCTAACGTTTAATCCCTTGCGCACCAGGAGTAGGTCAGTGAGGACGAATTGCAAGCAAATGCCCGATAACAAGGATACTCTGTACAACGGCTGTACCATAGGTGAATGGAGGTACCTCTAGATAATGCAGGCTACGAATCTTGACTCTACGCTATGACGCTAGAACATATAGCGTATCGATCAGCGCCTGTCACTCTATTTGGCAGCTGAGTTCCAAACTTTAACATGAACTAGTGAGCCGTGATGCATTTCCCTATTTAGGTCTAGGGTCTGCCCGACCTCATCTCTGCCGTCCATGAATGAAATTCTACCGCACCAAAATCCTTCGTCATTTCACTCAAACTCACATGCCTCGCTCTGGACTCGTCCTGGGCACTCCTCAACTGCCCTCGGACCTCAAATTCGTTATCGCCGATCAGCCCGACTTGCTGAAAGCGGACTCAAGTGTCCGGTCACATATTTCGAAGCGGGGTTGGAAAGCTTACACGAAACCGGACCGTTCGAAACAACGTCGGGGACGCCATAAGGAGCGGGAAGTTGTTTTTGAATACGTGAGCCATGACATCAGCCAATTATGTCCGCAGATACCGCCCGTTGAAAAGCAGCTCGGCGGAGGTCGGGTCGATGCCTTCAGAACCTATCCTGGTCCGTGGAACCCGCAGATCCCTGGGCTTGTGGACCACTGTGAGTGTGTCACTACACGTCATACACGCTCAGAACCGACTAACCGCTGAGGTAGATCTCGTGCACATGGCAGTAGACATCCCCGAGTTAGACCAGCCAGGAAACAAGGGTCTTCTCCGCACGAGCTGGTTCCCCTTGGTCCTATCTCAAGAAGCACCCTTCCAAACAATTCTGTTACTTTCTGCGGCCAACAAGTCAACAATCTCTGGCATCTCAATTCCATCGAAGTATATTCTGCAGCTCAGGCTCCAGGCGATATCTTCAATCAACGCATTGATGGCGACACATGATGACACGAGCGACGCCCTTATTGGAGCTGTTGCAAAGATGGCGAGCTTTGAAGCGATGCATGGAGGCGTCGAGTCGTATCGAATACACATGCAGGGACTGTACGATATGGTTGAGCAAAGACGCGGTCTGGATTCACTGGGTTTAAATGGACTGTTGCGGAGGATTATTATCTGGATTGATATCAATtcgtcttttcttctgcAGATTCCTCGCTGGTTTCCAGATGAATATTTTGCAGAGAGAGGAGGGTCGGTAGAACCTAACCCGGAAAGGTTTATTGCGCCATAGGATCTCAAAGGTTGAGATGTCACCTGGTAGCTCATTTTGTCTATATTTTATGACTTAACTTAATCTTTGTTAATTATCAATCCATTAACTATGCGGCTGGTTGTTTCTACAAAGTCGTGGGCAGACAGCTGGGCTCTTGACCTCGCGAAGTGATATGAGGGGTCTAAATAGAGATGTTCGCAAGGTACCCTGTCATCGCTGTACTTTCGGCATATTGATCCCTATCGCAGCAGTTGTTCATTATATAACGAGTCGTTTGCAAGTTTACCAGATATGTTAAAAATGCCTTCTAAATAAGACTATGAAAAGTTCTATACTATAGGTTGAACCAGAGTGTGACCCCGTCAGTTGGTAAGCGCCTGCAAGACTGAGGTAGTAATTGTCAGGACCCTTGCATTAGACATCCGAGTCAGAATTGCGCTACATTGAGCGACTATCCCGACGATTAAGCGAGTCCAGAAGTAGCTACTTCAAGAAGCCTTCGTGTTGTCTGAATGCAGGTGATGAAGAATGGAAGCACTGAGGCAGATTTTTCAGagtaaaataattttatGCACAGACGTACGGACCGGTCCGCTTTACTTAGTTGCCTACTACATTTCTGGAAGGTCCTGAATGAACGAGAGGCGTTGCGAGTTCGTATCTGCACGGGCGGCCGAATATCATGCATGGTAGCGCGATTATTCAGCTGCTGAATCATCTCGGTCATCCAACTATGCTAAGAGCTTGTCCCACAAGTTGCGGTATTAGGCCATGTTACATCCAGGGGAATA is part of the Fusarium fujikuroi IMI 58289 draft genome, chromosome FFUJ_chr07 genome and encodes:
- a CDS encoding related to 3-oxoacyl-[acyl-carrier-protein] reductase; this translates as MSLEGKVVLITGGAKNLGAEIALSLASIGASLALHYNSPSTKESADTLAKTISQSFPKVKFSFYQGDLTTKAAVDKLFEAVLKDFGKIDIVINTIGKVLKKPIAEISEAEYDTIVNSKSAFLILQAGAKHVEDGGKLITIVTALLAAFTGFYTSYAGSKAPVEHFTRGVAKELMGRRISVNAVAPGPMDTPFFYPQEADDAVAFHKSQALDGRLTDVKDIAPLVKFLVTEGGWITGQTLFANGGYTTR